Proteins encoded together in one Yersinia mollaretii ATCC 43969 window:
- the flgM gene encoding flagellar biosynthesis anti-sigma factor FlgM, whose protein sequence is MSIDRTQQPLAVTAVNAQQDLKVRSKVEELSSQHIESNEVSGTQVKLSQLTQQIQFDDSRDIDYGRIAKIQAAMDAGELNLDSDHIAHALVQDIFQLS, encoded by the coding sequence ATGAGTATAGATCGCACACAACAACCCCTAGCAGTTACGGCTGTTAATGCTCAGCAAGATTTAAAAGTGCGCTCAAAAGTGGAAGAGCTAAGCTCGCAACACATTGAGAGCAATGAAGTGTCGGGTACGCAGGTGAAATTAAGTCAATTGACCCAGCAGATCCAATTCGACGACTCCCGTGATATTGATTATGGTCGTATCGCTAAAATTCAGGCAGCTATGGACGCGGGTGAACTTAACCTCGATAGCGATCACATAGCCCATGCCCTGGTACAAGATATCTTTCAACTCTCATAA
- a CDS encoding flagella synthesis protein FlgN, with protein sequence MENLRSILLKLEGSLEEFEAILIEEINQLRRTQINPVSLQIVSDSKSQLLSTISHYDELRKQQEITLQQTAPYPENTRFASYWSNIIQKVKVANELNEKIHLLLDMHIQKSANLKNAVDKVGSNASMYSQEGQANLPSSGKVYNISV encoded by the coding sequence ATGGAAAACTTACGCTCCATTCTGCTTAAATTGGAGGGTTCTCTCGAGGAATTCGAAGCCATTCTTATCGAAGAGATAAACCAATTAAGACGGACACAAATAAATCCAGTCTCACTGCAAATTGTGTCTGATAGCAAAAGCCAATTATTGTCTACCATCAGTCATTATGATGAATTACGTAAGCAGCAGGAAATAACGCTACAACAGACGGCCCCTTATCCAGAAAATACACGATTTGCATCTTACTGGAGCAATATTATCCAGAAAGTTAAAGTGGCTAATGAGTTGAACGAGAAAATTCATCTATTACTCGACATGCACATACAAAAAAGTGCCAACCTAAAAAACGCAGTCGATAAAGTGGGTTCCAACGCATCAATGTACAGCCAAGAGGGTCAGGCGAACTTACCCTCTTCTGGAAAAGTTTATAATATCAGCGTGTGA
- a CDS encoding HdeD family acid-resistance protein, with protein MLNIDRKYLMNLDESALKKQRWIMQIIAILLLLGGIFCLINPLASGVVLSKIIGILLLLSGIALIVGMIANRSHNLWPMVTGILLGVAYIVMGYVFVTNPAIGMISLAVVLAVLFAFGGVMRLITGFKTWGMPGAWLQILLGVLDLVITYLLVSAGPLMSITMVTTLVGIEMLFSSFSCFMVASLYKRNA; from the coding sequence ATGCTTAATATTGATCGGAAATACCTCATGAATCTTGATGAAAGCGCATTAAAAAAGCAGCGATGGATAATGCAGATCATTGCCATTTTATTGCTACTGGGCGGAATATTCTGCCTGATTAACCCATTAGCCTCCGGCGTGGTGCTGAGCAAGATCATCGGTATTCTGTTGTTACTCAGTGGTATCGCCTTGATTGTCGGGATGATTGCCAACCGCTCTCATAACCTCTGGCCGATGGTGACCGGTATTTTGCTCGGTGTGGCATACATTGTTATGGGTTATGTGTTCGTCACAAACCCAGCAATCGGTATGATAAGTCTGGCGGTGGTTCTCGCCGTGCTCTTTGCCTTTGGTGGGGTCATGCGGCTGATCACTGGCTTTAAAACTTGGGGAATGCCGGGCGCATGGTTGCAAATTTTACTGGGGGTGCTGGATCTGGTGATCACCTATCTCTTGGTGAGCGCGGGGCCATTGATGTCGATCACTATGGTGACCACCTTGGTCGGCATTGAAATGCTGTTCAGTTCATTTAGCTGCTTTATGGTGGCTAGCCTCTATAAACGTAATGCATAG
- a CDS encoding NADPH-dependent 2,4-dienoyl-CoA reductase yields MLAYPHLLAPLNLGFTTLKNRVLMGSMHTGLEELPDGPERLAAFYAERAAGGVGLIVTGGIAPNKQGVVYQGASVLNDPAQVAHHQIVTNAVHQAGGKIALQILHAGRYSYQKQPVAPSPLQAPINPFAPHALSHDEVLQTIADFAHCAQLAKQAGYDGVEVMGSEGYLINQFLAARTNHRDDEWGGDFTRRMRFAVDIVRAVRLATGPNFILIYRLSMLDLVEEGSSWNEIEQLALAVEEAGATLINTGIGWHEARIPTIATMVPRAGFSWVTRKLMGKVRIPLITTNRINDPAVAEQVLVEGCADMVSMARPFLADAAFVQKAAQDKADEINTCIGCNQACLDQIFDGKLTSCLVNPRACRETEMPVLPTEAPKRLAVVGSGPAGLAFAVTAASRGHQVTLFDAAADIGGQFNIAKQIPGKEEFYETLRYFRRQLVLHGVVQQLNTPVQPQQLADFDEVILACGIQPRLPAIEGIDHPKVLTYLDVLRDKKPVGERVAIIGAGGIGFDTAEYLSQSGDSSSLDSAAFSREWGIDQDLAHRGGLSPAGAKVEPSPRQIFLLQRKTSKVGEGLGKTTGWVHRTSLAMRGVKMLNSVSYQRIDDEGLHITRAEQSSCLPVDTIIICAGQESRRELHQPLLDMGKTVHLIGGADIAAELDARRAIDQGTRLALAI; encoded by the coding sequence ATGTTAGCTTACCCTCACCTGCTCGCCCCCCTGAACCTTGGCTTTACCACCCTGAAAAATCGCGTATTAATGGGATCAATGCATACCGGACTGGAAGAGTTACCCGATGGGCCAGAACGTCTGGCGGCATTTTATGCTGAGCGGGCAGCGGGCGGCGTTGGCCTGATTGTGACGGGCGGCATCGCGCCCAATAAGCAAGGGGTGGTCTATCAGGGCGCATCCGTGCTGAATGACCCCGCACAGGTGGCGCATCACCAAATAGTAACCAACGCCGTGCATCAGGCGGGCGGAAAAATCGCGCTACAGATTCTCCACGCAGGCCGTTACAGCTATCAGAAACAGCCTGTCGCCCCTTCTCCGCTGCAAGCGCCCATTAACCCCTTTGCGCCACATGCATTAAGCCATGATGAGGTACTGCAAACCATCGCTGACTTTGCCCACTGCGCCCAACTGGCCAAACAGGCGGGTTACGATGGTGTTGAGGTGATGGGGTCTGAGGGCTATCTCATCAATCAGTTCCTCGCCGCCAGAACCAATCATCGCGATGATGAGTGGGGTGGCGATTTCACCCGTCGGATGCGTTTTGCCGTCGACATTGTGCGGGCGGTTCGCCTCGCCACCGGGCCAAATTTTATCCTCATTTACCGCCTGTCGATGCTCGATTTGGTGGAGGAAGGCTCCAGTTGGAACGAGATCGAACAGTTGGCACTGGCGGTTGAAGAGGCCGGAGCTACCCTGATTAACACGGGCATTGGTTGGCATGAAGCACGAATTCCTACTATCGCCACCATGGTTCCTCGGGCCGGATTTAGCTGGGTGACCCGCAAACTGATGGGGAAAGTGCGCATTCCACTGATCACCACTAACCGCATTAATGACCCCGCCGTTGCTGAGCAAGTACTGGTCGAGGGCTGTGCAGATATGGTTTCGATGGCGCGTCCGTTCTTAGCCGATGCCGCTTTTGTCCAGAAGGCCGCGCAAGATAAGGCCGATGAAATTAACACCTGTATCGGTTGCAATCAGGCGTGTCTGGATCAGATTTTCGACGGCAAACTGACGTCATGTTTGGTCAACCCACGCGCCTGCCGTGAAACCGAAATGCCCGTATTGCCAACAGAAGCACCAAAACGGTTAGCGGTGGTGGGTTCGGGTCCGGCCGGATTAGCCTTTGCTGTGACCGCCGCCAGCCGAGGTCATCAGGTCACACTGTTTGATGCCGCTGCCGATATCGGCGGCCAGTTCAATATCGCCAAGCAGATCCCCGGCAAAGAGGAGTTCTACGAAACCCTGCGCTATTTCCGCCGCCAATTGGTGCTCCATGGCGTCGTTCAGCAATTGAATACCCCAGTACAGCCACAACAACTGGCCGATTTTGATGAAGTGATCCTCGCCTGTGGCATTCAACCGCGCTTACCCGCCATCGAGGGGATAGATCATCCCAAAGTGCTGACCTACCTGGATGTATTGCGCGATAAAAAACCCGTGGGTGAACGAGTCGCCATTATCGGGGCTGGCGGAATTGGTTTTGATACGGCGGAGTACCTCAGTCAATCCGGCGATTCCAGCAGTTTGGATAGCGCCGCCTTCAGCCGTGAATGGGGGATCGATCAAGATCTGGCCCATCGCGGCGGCTTATCACCCGCCGGGGCCAAAGTCGAGCCATCGCCTCGGCAGATTTTCCTGTTACAGCGGAAAACCAGCAAAGTGGGCGAAGGCTTGGGCAAAACGACCGGCTGGGTCCACCGCACCAGTCTGGCGATGCGCGGCGTGAAGATGCTCAACAGTGTCAGCTATCAACGCATTGATGATGAAGGTTTGCATATCACTCGCGCCGAGCAAAGTAGCTGCCTGCCCGTCGATACTATTATTATCTGTGCTGGTCAGGAGTCACGCCGTGAATTGCACCAGCCCTTGCTGGATATGGGCAAAACAGTGCATTTGATTGGGGGTGCTGACATCGCCGCCGAGCTGGATGCCCGCCGAGCGATTGATCAAGGAACACGTCTGGCGTTAGCAATCTAA
- a CDS encoding DoxX family protein translates to MFSQIYKGYNYLVTQCQKADFVALLAIRLYLLPVIWEGAHSKVTGFSGLVTWFGDPVSAGGLDMPFPFLLALLATVTEVAGLICIALGLFTRLIAIPMIVVMSVASAMVHWSHGWLAIASKGMESTQRMDNFLTWLAANFPGRYNYITALGDPVVLNNGMEFSATYFVMLLVLLFWGGGRYVSADYWLKDLFCTNSRITKLRY, encoded by the coding sequence ATGTTTAGTCAGATTTATAAAGGATATAACTATCTAGTCACTCAATGCCAAAAAGCAGATTTTGTCGCATTACTGGCTATTCGCCTGTATCTCTTACCCGTTATTTGGGAGGGTGCCCACAGCAAAGTGACAGGTTTTAGTGGTCTGGTGACATGGTTTGGTGACCCGGTTTCTGCGGGAGGGCTAGATATGCCATTCCCTTTTCTGCTGGCTCTGTTAGCCACAGTGACTGAAGTGGCGGGGTTAATCTGTATTGCCTTGGGCTTATTTACCCGCCTGATCGCCATTCCCATGATTGTGGTGATGAGTGTGGCCAGTGCTATGGTCCACTGGTCACACGGTTGGTTGGCGATTGCGAGCAAAGGAATGGAATCAACCCAGCGGATGGATAACTTCCTCACGTGGTTGGCGGCGAATTTCCCCGGCCGCTATAACTATATTACTGCATTGGGTGATCCGGTTGTGTTGAATAACGGGATGGAGTTCTCCGCCACCTATTTTGTTATGTTGTTGGTCCTCCTATTTTGGGGAGGCGGCCGTTATGTTAGCGCTGACTACTGGTTAAAAGATCTCTTCTGCACTAATAGCCGCATAACCAAACTGCGATATTAA
- a CDS encoding putative DNA-binding domain-containing protein, whose protein sequence is MRNSVPPTELLIATRQFTRQLRETAEKNGAISAEYGRSVKYDRSVKYSRSVECYRGFLRNHIRGVLQTAFPLLDGKLTEDQRSTLVEQFISLHDAQEPEFHQIANELIYFLQQKPWLTDELQKIMEYEWLLYDCEIADSQVPQPSDTPLQPTTILRINPTLQNIRLPWPVTQQGPTWTQSGDYLYAIYRNAQHEVLRQALGLWDIAIIEPIDKGETCRLAELGQQLTLSPERLHAWILWNRKNGLIWTEEH, encoded by the coding sequence ATGCGTAATTCCGTTCCCCCGACTGAACTACTAATAGCCACGCGGCAATTTACCCGTCAGCTACGAGAGACAGCAGAGAAAAACGGTGCTATCTCCGCTGAATACGGTCGATCTGTTAAATACGATCGATCTGTTAAATACAGTCGATCAGTTGAATGCTATCGCGGTTTTTTGCGTAATCACATTCGTGGGGTGCTACAGACAGCATTTCCACTGCTTGATGGCAAGCTAACAGAAGATCAGAGAAGCACGCTGGTTGAGCAATTCATCAGCTTACATGATGCGCAAGAACCCGAGTTTCATCAGATAGCGAATGAGCTGATCTATTTTTTGCAGCAAAAACCGTGGCTGACCGATGAACTGCAAAAAATCATGGAGTATGAATGGCTGCTGTATGACTGTGAGATAGCAGACAGCCAAGTCCCCCAGCCGAGTGACACTCCGCTACAGCCAACAACAATACTGAGAATAAATCCCACACTACAGAATATACGTCTGCCCTGGCCAGTGACCCAACAGGGGCCGACGTGGACGCAATCTGGAGATTATCTGTATGCCATTTATCGCAATGCACAACATGAAGTTTTACGCCAAGCATTGGGTCTCTGGGATATCGCCATCATTGAGCCGATTGATAAAGGTGAAACATGTCGTTTGGCTGAGCTAGGGCAGCAATTAACCCTCAGCCCAGAGAGATTGCACGCGTGGATTCTGTGGAATCGTAAAAACGGTTTAATTTGGACAGAAGAACATTAA
- a CDS encoding DUF692 domain-containing protein yields MRSINSEAFGIGLRSEHVAELASTPRRKDIDFLELAPDNWMGIGGIKEQHLGDIAEKYPLVAHSLSLSIGDCLPLNRDYIHRIRRFLDRYDIALYSDHLCFSRDEQGYLYDLLPIPRFAKTLDYLVARIDEVQDILQRPLVLENISAYHGYEGEMSELEFWQQLLEKSQCKMLLDINNVYVNSCNHQFDAHAYIRALPSDRISYCHIAGHLKTADMLLDTHGKPVDQAVLALAQFTQACHGSKPVLLERDHHLPPLETLCDELGQIKNALTPLGEPHA; encoded by the coding sequence ATGCGGTCAATAAACAGCGAAGCATTTGGTATCGGATTACGCAGTGAGCATGTGGCTGAATTGGCTAGCACACCGCGACGCAAGGATATCGATTTCCTTGAGTTAGCTCCTGATAACTGGATGGGCATTGGTGGCATAAAAGAGCAGCACTTGGGTGATATTGCAGAGAAATATCCGTTGGTAGCGCATAGCCTTAGCCTCTCTATTGGCGATTGCCTGCCACTGAACCGCGACTATATTCACCGAATTCGCCGCTTTCTGGACCGCTACGATATTGCTCTTTATAGCGACCATCTCTGTTTCTCTCGGGATGAGCAAGGATATTTATACGACTTATTGCCTATCCCTCGTTTTGCGAAAACCCTCGATTATCTGGTTGCCCGCATTGATGAGGTACAAGATATTTTACAGCGCCCACTGGTGTTGGAAAATATCTCGGCTTACCACGGCTATGAGGGGGAGATGTCAGAGCTGGAGTTCTGGCAGCAGTTGCTGGAGAAAAGTCAGTGCAAAATGTTATTGGATATCAATAATGTTTACGTCAATAGCTGTAACCACCAGTTTGATGCACATGCCTATATCCGTGCGTTACCCAGCGATAGGATCAGTTACTGTCATATCGCCGGACATTTGAAAACAGCGGATATGTTGCTGGACACTCATGGCAAACCCGTGGATCAAGCCGTGTTGGCGTTGGCTCAATTCACTCAAGCCTGCCATGGCAGCAAACCTGTCTTGCTGGAACGAGATCACCATCTGCCACCACTAGAAACACTCTGTGATGAACTGGGGCAAATCAAAAATGCCCTCACTCCTCTAGGTGAGCCTCATGCGTAA
- a CDS encoding MBL fold metallo-hydrolase, producing the protein MKVEFKKVAVLMSALFLSSSLYAENLQCDNKDFTLQLLGSGGPISDDQRSSSGEIIWWKGKAAILIDTGSGVFLRFGQSGARMEDLKLIALSHFHTDHTTDLPALLKGAYFFSQPSRIDLVGPMSGGVFPSATQFFDRLFNHEKGAYAYLSGLYDATDGLQLAVNVKDIDYRAPKAVTVYQDDELKVTALGIPHGDVPCLAFRVESAKGVIVVSADQNGSRKEFIDFAKGADILVMPTAIDENADATSKYLHASPSVVGKIAAEVNPGILVLNHFMGKGLKMKDESIDIIKKYYKGDVYSGRDLSCFPINLVKDKKVAQ; encoded by the coding sequence GTGAAAGTAGAATTTAAAAAAGTTGCTGTGCTTATGTCTGCACTGTTTTTATCATCTAGCCTTTATGCCGAAAATCTGCAATGTGATAATAAGGATTTCACACTACAGTTATTAGGCTCTGGTGGACCTATTTCTGACGACCAGCGTTCTTCTTCTGGAGAGATTATTTGGTGGAAAGGAAAAGCGGCAATATTAATTGATACTGGCAGTGGTGTATTTCTGCGCTTTGGTCAGTCAGGTGCCCGTATGGAAGACCTCAAATTGATCGCCTTAAGCCACTTCCATACCGATCACACAACCGACCTGCCTGCACTATTAAAAGGGGCTTACTTTTTTAGCCAGCCCTCGCGTATTGATCTTGTCGGGCCAATGAGTGGGGGGGTATTCCCATCCGCAACCCAATTTTTTGACCGTTTATTTAACCATGAAAAGGGTGCTTATGCTTATCTCTCCGGTCTTTATGATGCGACGGACGGCTTGCAATTAGCCGTTAATGTTAAGGATATAGATTACCGAGCGCCTAAGGCGGTGACGGTTTATCAAGACGATGAACTAAAAGTCACGGCATTGGGTATTCCACATGGCGATGTTCCCTGTCTTGCTTTCCGTGTTGAATCCGCAAAGGGCGTTATTGTAGTTTCTGCTGATCAGAATGGTTCACGTAAAGAGTTCATCGATTTTGCTAAAGGTGCCGATATTTTGGTTATGCCGACAGCTATTGATGAAAATGCCGATGCAACCTCCAAATATTTACATGCTTCACCGAGTGTTGTCGGGAAAATTGCTGCTGAAGTGAATCCCGGCATATTGGTTCTGAATCACTTCATGGGTAAAGGATTAAAAATGAAGGATGAAAGTATCGATATTATAAAAAAATACTACAAAGGCGACGTCTATTCCGGCCGAGATCTCTCCTGTTTTCCTATTAACTTAGTCAAAGATAAGAAGGTGGCACAATAA
- a CDS encoding TDT family transporter, translating to MLRYLQQKVRGLPTPVAGLALGIASLGWCLENALPLHGVGQNTGALIAVALLTVMVIRFILHPDTLVQDLKHPVVGSIVPTFAMAAMVVSKALGNTWSTAGEVVWLVAVVIHLIALACFIYHRVKDLQMHHMVPSWFIPPVGIIVADVTCPGDAYTEFALVLLAIGMVSYLLMLPMMIYRLMFRTEVPDAAKPTIAIMAAPASLSLAGYLTVVKEPSLLICAILLGIALLMTLIIYCAFFRLMRLPFSPGYAAFTFPMAIGATALYKTANLVSHYPQATEYANQLSIMATVELVIATLVIGYVAARFIHNYLLLPIIKPAQEPLNN from the coding sequence GTGTTGCGATATTTACAGCAAAAAGTTCGGGGATTGCCAACACCGGTTGCGGGGTTGGCGTTAGGAATTGCTAGCTTAGGTTGGTGCTTAGAGAATGCGCTACCGCTACATGGCGTAGGGCAAAACACCGGGGCTTTGATTGCGGTGGCACTGCTCACTGTGATGGTGATACGTTTTATTCTCCACCCTGATACCCTTGTTCAAGACCTAAAACACCCTGTCGTTGGCAGTATTGTTCCCACATTTGCGATGGCGGCAATGGTGGTGTCGAAAGCATTAGGCAATACATGGTCTACCGCAGGAGAGGTCGTGTGGTTAGTGGCGGTGGTAATCCATCTTATCGCGCTGGCCTGCTTTATTTACCATCGGGTGAAAGATCTACAGATGCACCATATGGTCCCCAGCTGGTTTATCCCTCCGGTCGGGATTATTGTCGCTGATGTTACCTGTCCCGGTGATGCTTATACTGAATTTGCCCTCGTCTTATTAGCCATTGGTATGGTGAGTTACCTACTGATGCTGCCTATGATGATTTATCGTTTGATGTTTCGCACTGAAGTCCCTGATGCGGCCAAACCCACTATCGCCATTATGGCTGCTCCCGCCAGTTTATCATTAGCCGGTTATCTGACCGTGGTAAAAGAGCCTTCGCTGCTGATATGTGCCATATTGCTGGGTATTGCTCTACTCATGACACTGATTATTTACTGCGCTTTCTTCCGCTTAATGCGGTTACCGTTTAGCCCAGGTTATGCCGCCTTTACTTTCCCGATGGCAATCGGTGCAACAGCACTCTACAAAACGGCAAACTTAGTCAGTCATTACCCGCAGGCAACGGAATATGCTAACCAACTCTCTATTATGGCAACCGTGGAATTGGTGATCGCCACACTGGTTATTGGCTATGTTGCTGCCCGATTTATTCATAACTACTTATTATTACCCATAATTAAACCAGCCCAAGAGCCATTAAATAATTAA
- a CDS encoding LysR substrate-binding domain-containing protein, which translates to MNITLKQLSVLVAIVRHGSMTQAADALFMTKGAVSQTLAELESQLGVQLFDRQHARLFINHEGRKLLPVADELLARMQGIEQLFGDNQADTQLRLGCTKTIGSYLLPDMLGEFERHHGWLPQLVIANTQKISSMINRFEIDVALLEGPATEPNLICEPWIEDEMVVVAGKNHPLAQKGPISYIQLSQERWVLREQGSSSRAFFENQLALHLNNPQVVLSLNAFDAILSCVRHNLGITFISSRMLEQPFYADHFVQLPTEQRFFRKFTLCYQQNKFFSPTLTKWMQFSQTWATAKY; encoded by the coding sequence ATGAACATCACCCTCAAACAGTTATCCGTCTTAGTGGCTATTGTGCGTCATGGCAGTATGACTCAGGCCGCTGATGCCCTCTTTATGACCAAAGGGGCGGTATCACAAACGCTGGCAGAACTGGAATCTCAACTGGGGGTTCAGTTATTCGACAGGCAACATGCGCGGCTTTTTATTAATCATGAGGGTCGGAAGCTCTTACCGGTTGCAGATGAGCTACTGGCACGTATGCAAGGCATTGAGCAGCTATTTGGCGATAATCAGGCTGATACCCAGCTCCGATTAGGCTGTACCAAAACGATTGGTAGTTATCTGTTGCCCGACATGCTGGGAGAGTTTGAACGTCATCATGGTTGGTTACCGCAGCTAGTGATTGCCAATACGCAAAAAATCAGCAGCATGATCAACCGCTTTGAGATTGATGTTGCCTTGTTAGAAGGGCCAGCAACCGAGCCAAATCTGATTTGTGAGCCGTGGATAGAGGATGAAATGGTGGTCGTCGCAGGGAAAAACCATCCATTAGCTCAAAAGGGGCCGATCTCTTATATCCAACTGAGCCAAGAGCGCTGGGTGTTACGTGAACAGGGTTCCAGCAGCCGGGCCTTTTTTGAAAACCAACTCGCCCTGCACCTTAATAACCCTCAGGTGGTACTTTCACTCAACGCTTTTGACGCGATTCTCTCCTGTGTACGCCACAATCTGGGCATCACGTTTATCTCCAGCCGTATGCTTGAACAGCCTTTTTATGCCGATCATTTTGTTCAATTACCTACGGAACAGCGTTTTTTCCGCAAATTCACCCTCTGTTATCAGCAAAATAAGTTTTTCTCTCCCACCCTGACCAAATGGATGCAATTTAGTCAGACGTGGGCCACAGCTAAATATTGA
- the rlmG gene encoding 23S rRNA (guanine(1835)-N(2))-methyltransferase RlmG has translation MSQLLLGTQSLELERFPPQENSNTLQAWEAADEYLLQNIDLNQIDGRPVLVFNDQFGTLACALHAHRPFSVSDSYMSQLATAHNLRLNHLDEEAVTLLSSIDALPEAPKLVVIKIPKALALLEQQLRALRHVVAPDTVIIAGAKSRDVHNSTLQLFETILGPTKTTLAWKKARLIHCEVADLPLTDAPETTDWPLANTEYVIHNHANVFSRNNLDIGARFFMEILPYDVTGKIADLGCGNGVVGLIALEQNPLAEMLFVDESYMAVASSELNITYNRPQDLSRCEFMVSHGLAGVERESLQLVLCNPPFHQQHAVSDHVAWQMFCDAKRCLKVGGELMIVGNRHLDYFHKLKRLFGNCETLDSNQKFMVLKAVKTASSRSEGGGSGSLDMSYSDF, from the coding sequence ATGAGCCAACTCTTACTGGGAACGCAAAGCCTTGAGCTTGAGCGTTTTCCGCCACAAGAAAATTCCAATACCCTACAGGCGTGGGAAGCAGCAGATGAATATCTGCTACAAAACATTGACTTAAACCAAATTGATGGCCGCCCGGTGCTGGTGTTTAACGATCAGTTTGGTACGCTGGCCTGTGCTTTACACGCCCATCGGCCATTCAGTGTCAGTGACTCTTATATGAGCCAATTGGCGACGGCGCATAATTTGCGTTTAAACCATCTGGATGAAGAAGCCGTTACACTACTGAGCAGCATTGATGCTTTGCCAGAAGCCCCTAAGCTGGTGGTGATTAAGATCCCTAAAGCGCTGGCGCTGCTGGAGCAGCAATTGCGTGCTTTGCGCCACGTGGTTGCGCCGGATACGGTGATTATTGCGGGTGCAAAATCTCGCGACGTGCATAACTCGACCCTGCAACTGTTTGAAACCATCTTAGGGCCAACCAAAACGACGTTGGCATGGAAGAAAGCGCGATTGATTCACTGTGAAGTGGCCGATCTGCCACTGACCGACGCGCCCGAGACCACGGACTGGCCGCTGGCGAATACCGAGTATGTTATCCATAACCACGCGAACGTTTTCTCCCGCAATAATCTGGATATTGGCGCGCGCTTCTTTATGGAGATCCTGCCGTATGATGTGACAGGCAAAATTGCTGATCTTGGCTGTGGTAATGGGGTAGTGGGTCTCATCGCGCTGGAGCAAAATCCACTGGCAGAGATGCTATTTGTTGATGAGTCCTATATGGCAGTAGCGTCCAGTGAGCTGAATATCACTTATAACCGCCCGCAAGACTTGTCGCGCTGTGAATTTATGGTGAGTCATGGTCTGGCAGGTGTTGAGCGTGAGAGCCTGCAGTTGGTGCTCTGCAATCCACCTTTCCATCAACAACATGCGGTGAGTGACCATGTTGCGTGGCAGATGTTTTGTGATGCTAAACGTTGCTTGAAGGTGGGGGGCGAGCTGATGATCGTCGGTAACCGCCATCTGGACTACTTCCACAAACTTAAGCGCTTGTTTGGTAACTGTGAAACTCTGGATTCTAATCAGAAATTTATGGTGCTGAAAGCGGTGAAGACGGCCTCATCTCGCTCAGAGGGCGGGGGTTCAGGGAGTTTGGATATGTCGTATAGCGATTTCTAG